One segment of Fusobacterium russii ATCC 25533 DNA contains the following:
- the rsmH gene encoding 16S rRNA (cytosine(1402)-N(4))-methyltransferase RsmH produces the protein MEIIGNDYHVPVLYYETLDNLVLNPDGIYIDCTLGGGSHSEGILQRLSYKGMLISIDQDINAIEYCKKRLEKYGRKWKVFNGNFETIDTIAYMAAVDKVDGILMDIGVSSKQLDDPERGFSYRYDTKLDMRMNQNQKISAYELVNTYSEEKLTKILFEYGEERFAKKIAKLICEKRKEKNIESTFELVELIKRAYPERASKHPAKKTFQAIRIEVNRELEVLDTTIDKAANLLKKGGRLAVITFHSLEDRMVKNKFKDLATVCKCPEGLPICVCGGVEKFKLVTKKPIIPVEDEIKSNNRSHSSKLRIIERI, from the coding sequence ATGGAAATAATTGGAAATGATTATCATGTACCGGTATTATATTATGAAACACTTGATAATTTGGTTTTAAATCCAGATGGTATATATATAGACTGTACTTTAGGCGGAGGAAGCCATTCAGAGGGAATATTGCAACGACTTTCCTACAAGGGAATGCTTATATCAATAGATCAGGATATCAATGCCATTGAGTACTGTAAAAAAAGATTAGAAAAATATGGTAGAAAATGGAAAGTTTTTAATGGAAATTTTGAAACCATTGACACTATTGCTTATATGGCAGCAGTTGATAAAGTTGATGGTATTCTTATGGATATAGGTGTTTCATCAAAACAACTGGATGATCCTGAACGGGGATTTTCTTATCGTTATGACACCAAACTTGATATGAGAATGAATCAAAATCAAAAAATTTCTGCCTATGAGCTTGTAAATACTTATTCTGAAGAAAAACTAACTAAAATTCTATTTGAATATGGTGAGGAAAGATTTGCAAAGAAAATTGCAAAATTGATATGTGAGAAGAGAAAAGAAAAAAATATTGAGAGTACTTTTGAACTGGTTGAACTAATAAAAAGAGCTTATCCTGAAAGAGCAAGCAAACATCCTGCAAAAAAAACCTTTCAGGCAATAAGAATAGAAGTAAACAGAGAACTGGAAGTTTTAGACACAACAATAGATAAGGCAGCTAATTTATTGAAAAAAGGTGGCAGACTTGCTGTCATTACCTTTCATTCACTTGAGGATAGAATGGTAAAGAATAAGTTTAAAGACTTAGCAACAGTCTGTAAATGCCCGGAAGGCTTACCAATTTGTGTTTGTGGTGGAGTAGAGAAATTTAAGTTAGTCACAAAAAAACCTATAATACCAGTAGAAGATGAAATAAAATCTAATAATCGTTCACACTCTTCAAAATTGAGAATAATTGAAAGGATTTAA
- a CDS encoding ABC transporter ATP-binding protein — protein sequence MKAIEIRNLTKKYGKKEILKSISLEIEEGECLGIMGESGSGKSTLAKLISGLEKINEGEIKILGLDRNSNHREDLQKLSSSVEMLFQNSYQALNPNMSVEDLIFENLQFLKINKSKREIVLSLMKEVELNENLIDRRSSELSGGQIQRVCLARAISTHPRIMIFDEALSGLDPLIQIKILDLLLRLQREFSLTYIFISHDFELCYYLADRIILMDGGKILEEFKDLDNIEPQTEKAKLILNKFLKEVSK from the coding sequence ATAAGAAATCTTACTAAAAAATATGGAAAAAAAGAGATTTTAAAATCTATATCTTTAGAGATAGAAGAAGGCGAATGTCTAGGTATAATGGGGGAAAGTGGAAGTGGTAAAAGTACCTTAGCTAAGCTTATAAGTGGACTTGAAAAAATAAATGAAGGTGAAATAAAAATTTTAGGTTTAGACAGAAACAGTAATCATAGAGAAGATTTGCAAAAATTATCTTCCAGTGTTGAAATGTTGTTTCAAAATTCATATCAGGCTTTAAATCCAAACATGTCTGTTGAAGATTTAATATTTGAAAATTTACAATTTTTAAAAATAAATAAATCAAAAAGAGAAATTGTTTTATCACTCATGAAAGAAGTTGAACTAAATGAAAATTTAATTGATAGGAGAAGTTCAGAACTAAGTGGAGGTCAAATTCAAAGAGTGTGTTTGGCAAGAGCTATATCAACTCATCCTAGAATTATGATATTTGATGAGGCATTAAGTGGACTGGATCCTCTCATTCAGATTAAAATATTAGATTTACTTTTAAGATTACAGAGAGAATTTTCACTGACTTATATTTTTATTTCTCATGACTTTGAACTATGCTATTATTTAGCAGATAGAATAATATTAATGGATGGGGGTAAAATTTTAGAGGAATTTAAAGATTTAGATAATATAGAGCCTCAAACAGAAAAAGCAAAACTCATTTTAAATAAATTTTTAAAAGAAGTAAGTAAATAA
- a CDS encoding YggT family protein, producing MFYNLFYIINKLELVIEILLGLRFVISWLAPNVRNSLTDLIYSLTEPLLRPFRAILSFGNFGIDLSPIILIFVIRMLKSILFKIIILFVY from the coding sequence ATGTTTTACAATTTATTTTACATAATAAACAAACTTGAACTGGTAATAGAAATCTTATTAGGACTTAGATTTGTAATTTCTTGGCTAGCTCCTAATGTAAGGAATTCATTGACAGATTTAATTTATTCTTTAACAGAGCCTTTGCTTAGACCATTTAGAGCAATTTTAAGTTTTGGAAATTTTGGGATTGACTTATCACCGATTATTTTAATCTTTGTAATTAGAATGTTGAAGTCAATTCTATTTAAAATTATTATTCTTTTTGTTTATTAA
- a CDS encoding DJ-1 family glyoxalase III: MKVYVFMADGFEVLETFAPVDVLKRCGADVMTVSIKNNLFVESSQKNLFKADKNIDEIDYKNADLIVIPGGYPGYINLRENKKVVDIVRYFVDNNKYVASICGGPSIFSTNKIACGRELTAHSSTKEQIETTHKYVEAPVHVDGKIITAVGAGHAINFAFKIAEQLFDEEVIKNVKKGMEL; encoded by the coding sequence ATGAAAGTCTATGTTTTTATGGCTGATGGTTTTGAAGTTTTAGAAACTTTTGCACCTGTGGATGTTTTAAAAAGATGTGGAGCAGATGTTATGACAGTTTCTATAAAAAATAATTTGTTTGTAGAAAGTTCTCAAAAAAATCTTTTTAAGGCAGATAAGAATATAGATGAAATAGACTATAAAAATGCAGACTTAATTGTTATACCAGGAGGTTATCCAGGATATATAAACCTTAGAGAGAATAAAAAAGTAGTGGATATTGTTAGATATTTTGTAGATAACAATAAATATGTTGCCTCTATTTGTGGAGGTCCTAGTATTTTTTCTACAAATAAAATAGCTTGTGGGCGAGAATTAACAGCTCACTCATCTACTAAAGAGCAGATTGAAACTACACATAAATATGTTGAAGCTCCTGTGCATGTTGATGGAAAAATAATAACAGCTGTGGGTGCAGGGCATGCTATCAACTTTGCTTTCAAAATAGCGGAACAATTATTTGACGAAGAAGTTATAAAAAATGTAAAAAAAGGAATGGAGTTATAA
- a CDS encoding patatin-like phospholipase family protein, giving the protein MKTLEQNSKKFSSDKIYHYNFINKFFLIFLIFINFNIANSQVIDNIKLKEDIEIEKIENQIKNLEQKIKELKSLKKNKKENNDLKIGLALSGGGAKGYAHLGVLRVLEKENIKIDYISGTSIGALVGTLYSIGYPIDKIESILDELNVENFWESGTNVSDLSIEKKESLKKYSFYVKYDENFNYSLPKGLKDTETMYLKIKKILNGYKNLEDTSKLPIPVKIIATNLNTGAAQAFEKGDIAKLLTASMAIPAILEPVIIDGIPYVDGLVSRNLPVQDAYEMGADIVIASDIGTEVTHKNDYNILSILNQIIAIQSSYINKESREKASILILPDIKNISALDTNRKKELIMLGEIAANENLDKLKNLPKKNKEEIHEEESEKYLIKKIEYSNVFNSNMQETLNGIFIGLIGKKISDKDIEKRIMRTYNLKYVNKLYYTVKDNILHLDGEVGHLNTVGIGFNYRSGYGTTVNLGTDMYFNGKFGNIVNFNFRFGDYLGLDLGTYSYYGRSNKVGVFSRIGYNESPFFYYENNKKTAKFLSKELFFNLGLYNQPNNKTMLSYGISSKIVKFDLDTGDRSKENLTYSGNINKTYFRFKYDTLDSITIPMKGLRADFIYNFSNSFGSSKTSVYGPAYSIKGYQPLGKNLSLLYGLSSAIIRGDNIKADQYIKLGGIYNNIENNEFEFYGFNFQEKSVKEFLSMSLGLRYKLFYSIYLTTKFNIATFGDENSLSTKKVRLLKSFSKGLGVSLIYDSPIGPVEFTVSDTFKGKTPLATVSIGYKLD; this is encoded by the coding sequence TTGAAAACTTTAGAACAAAATAGCAAAAAATTTTCAAGTGATAAAATATATCACTATAATTTTATAAATAAATTTTTTCTAATTTTTTTAATTTTTATAAATTTCAATATAGCAAATTCACAAGTAATAGATAATATAAAACTTAAAGAGGATATAGAAATTGAAAAAATTGAAAATCAAATTAAAAACTTGGAACAAAAAATAAAAGAGTTAAAATCTTTGAAAAAAAATAAAAAAGAAAACAATGATTTAAAAATTGGCTTAGCACTAAGTGGTGGTGGTGCAAAAGGCTATGCCCATTTAGGAGTATTAAGGGTTTTAGAAAAAGAAAATATAAAAATTGATTACATATCCGGTACAAGTATAGGAGCTCTTGTGGGAACTCTTTATTCCATTGGTTATCCTATTGATAAAATAGAAAGTATCTTAGATGAACTAAATGTTGAAAATTTTTGGGAAAGTGGAACCAATGTCAGTGATTTATCCATTGAAAAAAAAGAAAGCCTAAAAAAATATAGTTTTTATGTAAAATATGATGAAAACTTTAATTATTCATTGCCTAAAGGCCTTAAAGATACAGAAACTATGTATTTAAAAATAAAAAAAATTTTAAATGGCTATAAAAATTTAGAGGATACATCAAAACTTCCTATTCCGGTAAAAATTATTGCAACAAATTTAAACACTGGTGCAGCTCAAGCTTTTGAAAAGGGAGATATAGCTAAATTATTGACAGCCAGTATGGCGATACCTGCAATATTAGAGCCTGTTATAATAGACGGAATCCCGTATGTCGATGGATTAGTGAGTAGGAATTTACCAGTACAGGATGCTTATGAAATGGGTGCCGATATTGTTATTGCTTCTGATATAGGGACTGAAGTTACTCATAAAAATGACTATAATATTCTAAGTATATTAAATCAAATTATAGCAATTCAATCATCTTATATAAACAAAGAATCAAGAGAGAAGGCATCTATTTTAATTTTACCTGATATAAAGAACATTTCCGCCTTAGATACTAATAGAAAAAAGGAATTAATTATGTTAGGAGAAATAGCTGCCAATGAAAATTTAGACAAACTTAAAAATCTTCCTAAAAAAAATAAGGAAGAAATTCATGAGGAAGAAAGTGAAAAATATCTTATTAAAAAAATAGAATATTCCAATGTTTTCAATTCAAATATGCAGGAAACTTTAAATGGAATTTTTATAGGCTTAATAGGCAAAAAAATCTCAGATAAAGACATAGAAAAAAGAATAATGAGAACATATAACCTAAAATATGTTAATAAACTATACTACACAGTTAAAGATAATATCCTACATTTGGATGGTGAAGTAGGACATTTAAACACAGTCGGAATCGGATTCAACTATAGATCTGGCTATGGAACAACAGTTAATCTGGGTACTGATATGTATTTCAATGGGAAATTCGGAAATATAGTTAATTTTAATTTTAGATTTGGAGATTATCTCGGTTTAGATTTAGGTACATATTCTTATTATGGCAGAAGCAATAAAGTTGGTGTATTCTCACGAATAGGATACAATGAATCTCCATTTTTTTACTATGAAAATAACAAAAAAACTGCGAAATTTTTATCTAAAGAACTGTTCTTTAATCTTGGACTTTACAATCAGCCAAATAATAAAACTATGCTTTCCTATGGTATCTCATCTAAAATCGTTAAATTCGATTTGGACACTGGAGATAGATCTAAAGAAAACTTGACCTATTCAGGTAATATAAATAAAACATATTTTAGATTCAAATACGATACCTTAGACTCCATAACCATTCCTATGAAAGGTCTAAGAGCCGATTTTATTTATAATTTTTCAAATTCTTTTGGAAGCTCAAAAACAAGTGTATATGGACCGGCCTACAGTATAAAAGGCTACCAACCTCTTGGAAAAAATTTATCTCTTCTATATGGTTTAAGTTCTGCAATTATTCGTGGAGATAATATTAAAGCAGATCAATATATTAAATTAGGGGGAATTTATAATAATATAGAAAATAATGAATTTGAATTTTACGGTTTCAATTTTCAAGAAAAATCAGTTAAAGAATTTCTAAGTATGAGTCTGGGCTTGAGATATAAATTATTTTACTCTATATATCTCACTACCAAATTTAACATAGCAACATTCGGAGATGAGAATAGTTTAAGTACAAAAAAAGTTAGACTTTTAAAGTCATTTTCTAAAGGTTTAGGTGTTTCTTTAATCTATGATTCACCAATAGGACCTGTAGAGTTTACAGTTTCAGATACATTCAAGGGGAAAACTCCATTAGCAACCGTTTCAATAGGCTATAAATTAGATTAG
- the pnp gene encoding polyribonucleotide nucleotidyltransferase, with protein sequence MFDEKIMEFELAGRTLKVSTGKIARQSGGAIVIQYGDTVLLSTVNRSKEPRKGIDFFPLTVDYIEKFYSTGKFPGGFNKREGRPSTNATLVARLIDRPIRPMFPDGFNYDVHIVNTVFSYDEKNTPDYLGIIGSSLALMISDIPFLGPVAGVTVGYKNGEFILNPTPQELEESELDLSVAGSKDAVNMVEAGARELDEETMLKAIMFAHDNIKKICEFQEKFAEAYGKEKIDFVKEEVLDLVKSFIDEKGTEKLRAAVLTLGKKAREEAVDTLEESLLEEFVNLNYPEVPEEELPEDIIGEFKKYYHDLMKKLVREVILYNKFRVDGRSTTEIRPLDAQVSVLPVPHGSALFTRGETQSLATTTLGTKDDEQLIDDLDKEYYKKFYLHYNFPPYSVGETGRMGSPGRRELGHGSLAERALRYVIPSEEDFPYTIRVVSEITESNGSSSQASICGGSLSLMDAGVPIKEHVAGIAMGLIKEGEEFTVLTDIMGLEDHLGDMDFKVAGTKSGITALQMDIKITGITEEIMRIALNQALVARLQILELMNNTISSPAEFKPSVPRIKQLTIPKDKIAILIGPSGKNIKGIIEKTGATIDIDDNGLVSVFSKDVNSLEETLKLIDSYVREVEYNEVYEGRVVSIMKFGAFMEILPGKEGLLHISEISKERVENIEDVLQVGDTFKVRVISMEGGKISLSKKKV encoded by the coding sequence ATGTTTGATGAAAAAATAATGGAGTTTGAATTAGCTGGAAGAACTCTAAAAGTATCCACTGGAAAGATTGCTAGACAATCAGGTGGAGCAATAGTAATTCAGTATGGAGATACAGTTTTACTATCAACGGTTAATCGTAGTAAAGAACCAAGAAAAGGAATTGATTTTTTTCCTTTAACAGTTGATTATATTGAAAAATTTTATTCTACTGGAAAGTTTCCAGGAGGATTTAATAAAAGAGAAGGAAGACCTTCAACTAATGCAACACTTGTTGCAAGGCTTATAGATAGACCTATAAGACCTATGTTTCCAGACGGATTTAACTATGATGTTCATATAGTTAATACAGTTTTTTCATATGATGAAAAAAATACACCTGATTATTTGGGAATTATTGGCTCATCTTTGGCACTTATGATATCTGATATTCCATTTTTAGGACCTGTTGCAGGAGTAACTGTAGGTTATAAAAATGGAGAATTTATTTTAAATCCGACACCTCAGGAATTAGAGGAAAGTGAATTAGATTTATCAGTTGCAGGGTCAAAAGATGCAGTTAATATGGTTGAAGCTGGTGCAAGAGAACTTGATGAAGAAACTATGTTAAAAGCTATTATGTTCGCACATGATAATATAAAAAAGATCTGTGAATTTCAAGAAAAGTTTGCAGAGGCTTATGGAAAAGAAAAGATTGACTTTGTAAAAGAAGAAGTTTTAGATTTAGTAAAATCTTTTATTGATGAAAAAGGAACAGAAAAATTAAGAGCGGCAGTTTTAACACTTGGGAAAAAAGCAAGAGAAGAAGCCGTTGATACTCTTGAAGAAAGTTTACTTGAAGAATTTGTGAATTTAAATTATCCTGAAGTTCCAGAAGAAGAATTACCAGAAGATATAATAGGAGAATTTAAAAAATATTATCATGACTTAATGAAAAAGTTAGTTAGAGAAGTTATTTTATATAATAAATTCAGAGTCGATGGAAGAAGTACAACAGAAATAAGGCCTTTAGATGCACAGGTTTCAGTGCTTCCAGTCCCTCATGGTTCAGCCCTTTTTACAAGAGGTGAAACACAATCACTTGCAACAACAACTTTGGGAACAAAAGATGATGAACAACTTATAGATGATTTAGATAAAGAATATTATAAAAAATTCTATTTACACTACAATTTCCCTCCATATTCTGTTGGAGAAACTGGTAGAATGGGTTCACCGGGAAGAAGAGAGTTGGGACATGGTTCGCTTGCTGAAAGAGCTTTGAGATATGTTATCCCCTCGGAAGAAGATTTTCCATATACAATTAGAGTTGTATCAGAGATAACAGAATCTAATGGATCATCTTCACAAGCTTCTATCTGCGGAGGTTCTCTATCACTTATGGATGCAGGAGTACCTATTAAAGAACATGTTGCCGGTATAGCAATGGGACTTATAAAAGAAGGGGAAGAGTTCACTGTTCTTACAGATATAATGGGTCTTGAGGACCATTTAGGAGATATGGACTTTAAAGTTGCCGGAACAAAGTCAGGAATTACAGCTCTACAAATGGATATAAAAATTACAGGAATAACAGAAGAAATTATGAGAATAGCACTAAATCAAGCTTTAGTAGCAAGATTGCAAATCCTGGAATTGATGAATAATACCATAAGTAGTCCTGCTGAATTTAAGCCTAGTGTTCCAAGAATAAAACAACTTACTATACCAAAAGATAAAATAGCAATTTTAATAGGACCGAGTGGAAAAAATATAAAAGGAATTATAGAAAAAACAGGGGCAACTATAGATATTGATGATAATGGTTTAGTATCTGTATTCTCTAAGGATGTTAATAGTTTAGAGGAAACTTTAAAGCTTATAGATTCTTATGTAAGAGAAGTGGAATATAATGAAGTATATGAAGGAAGAGTAGTCAGTATAATGAAATTCGGTGCCTTTATGGAAATTTTACCAGGAAAAGAAGGATTATTACATATTTCTGAAATTTCAAAGGAAAGGGTTGAAAATATTGAGGATGTTTTACAGGTTGGGGATACATTTAAAGTTAGAGTAATCTCAATGGAAGGTGGAAAAATCTCTCTAAGTAAGAAAAAAGTTTAA
- the pgsA gene encoding CDP-diacylglycerol--glycerol-3-phosphate 3-phosphatidyltransferase — MNLPNRLTMARFILAVPFVFLLQESTHETMGTTFRLISLAIFVIASLTDFFDGYIARKYNLITDFGKIMDPLADKILVISALVVFVQLDYIPAWMSIIVLAREFLISGIRILAAAKGEVIAAGNLGKYKTTSQMIVIIIALLIGPMSIQFFNRNFTIAEILMLIPVILTIWSGWEYTFNAKHYFMDSK; from the coding sequence ATGAATTTACCTAACAGACTAACAATGGCAAGGTTTATTTTAGCTGTTCCTTTTGTATTTTTATTGCAAGAGTCTACCCATGAAACAATGGGGACAACTTTTAGATTAATTTCACTAGCTATTTTCGTGATAGCTTCATTGACTGATTTTTTTGATGGCTATATAGCAAGAAAATATAATTTAATTACAGATTTTGGAAAAATAATGGATCCATTAGCTGATAAAATTTTAGTAATATCAGCACTAGTAGTATTTGTTCAGCTTGATTATATTCCTGCTTGGATGTCTATAATAGTTTTAGCCCGAGAGTTTTTAATAAGCGGTATAAGAATTTTAGCTGCTGCAAAAGGTGAAGTTATTGCTGCAGGAAATCTTGGAAAGTATAAAACTACAAGTCAGATGATAGTTATTATAATTGCCTTGCTAATAGGACCTATGTCTATTCAATTTTTTAATAGAAATTTCACGATAGCTGAAATATTAATGTTAATTCCTGTTATATTGACAATATGGTCTGGTTGGGAATATACTTTTAATGCAAAACACTATTTTATGGATAGTAAATAG
- a CDS encoding aldose epimerase family protein: protein MQEVYSKLWGKNSKGENIFIYTLENKYLKVEILNLGALIKKIEVKTKNKGNKNVVISYERIEDYEKNPAYIGAIIGRNSGRIKNGLLKIEDKEFCLEKNNGNNNLHGGINSISHKIWEVEIKKDRLSCKIKSAHLENGFPGNVEINVDYILKDNELILEYHAKTDIKTYINLTNHSYFNLSADDKLIYDDILEINADKLIKIDKDSLPYELMDLKNTIFDFRQTKKIQDFFKTEDEQKRLANNGIDHAYILNQSEKSPIIIYNEKSGIKMEVKTDNPAVVVYTANYFEDIGLKKHSGICFETQEAPNLFENENLNIRPFFTDSNHDYKRYTKLIFSEIE from the coding sequence ATGCAAGAAGTTTATTCTAAACTATGGGGAAAGAATTCAAAGGGTGAAAATATATTTATATATACTCTTGAAAACAAATATTTAAAAGTAGAAATTTTAAATCTGGGAGCACTTATAAAAAAAATAGAAGTGAAAACGAAAAATAAGGGAAATAAAAATGTCGTAATCTCCTATGAAAGAATAGAAGACTATGAAAAAAATCCGGCTTATATTGGAGCAATAATAGGAAGAAACTCAGGAAGAATAAAAAATGGACTTTTGAAAATAGAAGATAAAGAGTTCTGTTTGGAAAAAAATAATGGCAACAATAACCTGCATGGAGGAATAAATAGTATCAGTCATAAAATTTGGGAAGTGGAAATTAAAAAAGACAGATTGTCTTGTAAGATAAAGAGTGCACATTTAGAGAATGGCTTTCCCGGAAATGTTGAGATAAATGTTGATTATATATTGAAAGATAATGAATTAATCCTTGAATACCATGCTAAGACTGATATAAAAACATATATAAACTTAACTAATCACAGTTATTTTAATTTGAGTGCCGATGATAAGTTGATTTATGATGATATTTTAGAAATCAATGCTGATAAATTAATTAAAATAGATAAGGATTCTCTTCCTTATGAACTTATGGACTTGAAAAATACTATATTTGATTTTAGGCAGACTAAAAAAATTCAAGATTTTTTCAAAACTGAGGATGAACAAAAAAGACTTGCAAATAATGGAATTGATCATGCTTATATTTTAAATCAATCAGAAAAAAGTCCGATAATAATATATAATGAAAAATCTGGAATTAAAATGGAGGTAAAAACAGATAATCCGGCTGTTGTTGTATACACTGCTAATTATTTTGAAGATATAGGGCTTAAAAAGCACAGTGGAATTTGCTTTGAAACTCAAGAGGCTCCTAATCTTTTTGAAAATGAAAACTTAAATATAAGACCTTTCTTTACAGATTCTAATCATGATTATAAAAGATATACAAAACTTATATTTTCCGAAATTGAATAA
- a CDS encoding sulfite exporter TauE/SafE family protein yields MSTFLFHDFSWEKFLILSIICFFGAIVDAISGGGGLITLPAYFSIGLNPYVALGTNKLSAALSTIASAFKFWQAKKINKEIISRIFLYSFAGAVLGVKTAVSIDVKYFKLISFFILIIVFLYALKNKNMGEISHYKGVNPKNILFGKIMAFSLGFYDGFLGPGTAAFLMFCLIKIFKLDFANASGNTKVLNLSSNAASLIVFTYLGKINWAYGIGIAIVMTFGAILGSKLAILKGNKFIKPVFLIVTAILILKMSRDIFF; encoded by the coding sequence ATGTCTACATTTTTATTTCATGATTTTAGTTGGGAGAAATTTTTAATTCTCTCTATAATTTGTTTTTTTGGAGCGATAGTTGACGCAATTTCAGGTGGTGGAGGTCTTATTACCTTACCGGCCTATTTTTCAATAGGTTTGAATCCCTATGTGGCTCTTGGTACAAATAAATTATCAGCTGCTTTATCTACAATAGCCAGTGCTTTTAAATTTTGGCAGGCAAAAAAAATAAATAAAGAAATAATTTCAAGAATATTCTTATATTCTTTTGCCGGAGCAGTTTTAGGAGTAAAAACAGCTGTTTCCATTGATGTAAAATATTTTAAACTTATATCATTTTTTATACTTATTATAGTTTTTCTTTATGCACTTAAAAATAAAAATATGGGCGAAATAAGTCATTATAAAGGTGTCAATCCAAAAAATATTCTATTTGGGAAAATAATGGCCTTTTCACTTGGTTTTTATGACGGCTTCCTAGGACCTGGAACAGCAGCATTTCTAATGTTTTGTCTAATAAAAATATTTAAATTGGATTTTGCAAATGCCAGTGGAAATACCAAAGTTCTTAATCTTTCAAGCAATGCTGCCAGTTTAATTGTATTTACATATTTAGGGAAAATTAATTGGGCCTATGGTATAGGTATAGCTATTGTTATGACTTTTGGAGCAATTTTAGGTTCTAAATTGGCTATTTTAAAAGGAAATAAGTTTATAAAACCTGTATTTTTAATTGTTACTGCAATTTTAATACTAAAAATGTCAAGAGATATATTCTTTTAA